GTGAAACCTCAACAATGTGAGGTAGATTCCTAAAATGTGTAGGGCTTGTGTGTgggtgtggatgctctgcatcaaattggtatcagagcaagggagTAGTTCGTATTGAAGGTTGAAGGGAGTGAGACAAGATGTCTCCAAATAATGTAGGTACAACAAGGGATatccaagaattgaaggagaagaacACAAGGTTACAAGAGTCCTAAAATTCTCTCTTAGCAAGGCTTGAAGCCTTGGAGACTAGTCAGAGATAAATGTTGATATAGGGGATGTTagtgaagaagaggaaggagatgaagagTTCCATGAGGTAGCGGAAGCAACTGAAGAGAAGATAGACCCTGAAGAACAAAATAACACTCAAACTTCTTAAGGCAGTAAAAGGAGACAAGTACAAGGTAAGGGGTGATATACCAATGTATGATGGTAGTTTGAAAGAGGAAGAACTTTTGGATTGGATAGCAGCAatggatgcttattttgatggaGAAGGCATACCTAATGAACAAAAGGTAAGATTGGCAAAGACAAAACTCAAGGGACATGCACTCCTATGGTGGGATCATGAAGAAGCTAATAGAAGAAAGAGAGGAAAGACCAAGGTTACTTCTTGGGATCAGATGGTCGCTAAACTAAAAGGTAATTtccttcctaaagactatgaaattcaattgaaTAAGAGATTGCAAGGGTTAAGGCAAAAGGAACAAGATATTAAGGCATATACTGATGAATTTTTAAAGTTGAATATAAGGTCTGgtagagaagaagatgaagttgttaaGGTTACTAGATACCTAGGAGGTTTGAGATTTAATATTCAAGATGATTTGGTTGTGGCTAACCCCAGTAATGTCAAGGAATGTTATCAATTAGCTCTCAAGGTGGAAGAAAATATGAAGAGAAGACAAGATAAGGCTATAAGAGGTAGAGGCAATAGAAATGGTAGGGGTAGAGGTACATTTTCTTCACATAAACCAAACAATGAGGAAGAAGGTGATGTAAATAAAGGTAAAGTGCAGTCATTTTCTAATTTTAGAGGTGGTTTTGGTGGTAATAGAGGTATATTTGGTAGGGGTTTTAACCAATTTTCAGGGagatgttataattgtaatgagtATGGGCATCCTTCTTTCAAATGTCCTGAGAAGggagcagcatcatcatcatcctctagaaggGTTGCAtatgctcaagaggaagaggtTAGTGATAGTCCATAGGCAATTGTGTGTACTAGAGAAGTTGgtgagtgtttgatgatgaagaagtCCCCGTTGAAGACATCAACACGACATGAACctatatgcgggaaaagtgggcgaataaaacttaatatgtgaaaatttagttaaatactagtccacacacacacacaggacttcttgatgcaagctatggagtaacgtagtgttactcagcttcccaaggagggtcccatggttctctatctcacaatgtccctcaaaccaatgtttttgctctcagatcactgagcaaaatggtttagggatggcaaatgcgagaacgagagatgctttgatagattttagtatgaaatggatgttaagctatgtatgattctagaaatgcaataaactagatgataagatgacaagattagtatgaatactatcctaacatgatatatttagtctatgattgagctaaaatgataaagaaagtactctagcatgcatatttagtctaattcctgatctaaaagaggctaaatgatgagcatatatgaaatgagaaagcttgaatgaatttgagcataagtgtaatgcttcaaatttgaaagatgattgttaaaaatggaggaatgagagctctatttatagcacaaacagggcaatggatggtcaagattgaatggtttaatcaatggttgagtttgaaagttggggatccatgtgcacaattggcaccaatgaaatggtgacaagtgtcaacatagggttgggttgagagaagaggttggaggcattaaaggcctgagaagacctcatggttatctaaaggctaagggtcaagtctaagttaggcttacccattggattaagagttaatctaaggataaacctttgtgcaaatgattaagagataatcatggtcaaagcattaaaggcctgatgagacccttggattggatagaggttgagtcaaaacaaatgttttaaccatgtgagagggtttgaattaaccattaatggttattggagactttagggattaagtggttgaaggttggaagccttcaatggtttttaaagactttgagccatttagtggttgaaggttgaaaacctttaatggttatcaaagactttgaggttttgagaagtgacttccctttgcttagggatgtgacaaagtttagaggaggggttaggttaattagaagcgattagaagattctagaagggattagaaaggggtttgggattttgcaagtggatggagggataataggatttaattgaaataaagaatttcattcaatttggttgcaatttggggaaattaaataaattagatttattcaatttgggataactatttaattaaatttgaatttaattaaaagtggataggggggttttattgaataaaatgatttattcattaaatggattaatgaatttaatttaaataaattgagtaatttacttaattaaatagatgaatgtgggtaatttaattaaattggatttaattaaatagagaaatgaacataaaatattcatttaggaatatggtcatttttatacgtctacattttgcccctctttgaagtgacgtgtgtgcacatgttatttcaaagaaaatgatgccttattatgatttatgatcaaatgcaatttttgtgtcgctcttttgatttaccagtcgtgccccagattcgatgtgatgccccagattcgatatttgatggtgataccagatttgatttgatgtgtgatgccccagatttgaaaatttgttgtgctTTGCCTGTCGTGATGTGatggatttatccaatatgagtgttggtataacttgttttgatttgcgaatttccaagttatgtatagatatcaatttgttgtattgatcagaatatgatttatttgtgtgGTCTATTTTCAAGTTCAATttgtgtgaaagcctgagttgtgttacaagccgatatgggttggaaacttgagttgttttacaagctgatatgggtgggaaacttgagttgttttacaagtttatgtgattgtggagacttgagttgttttacaagttttgatatggtttttgagaacttgagttgttttacaagttgatatgaaatgataggattttgaactttgatgtagatgagcaaattgtttcatgttgttgatgtgagtttgattttgatatctttgttttgatgtggaaactgatattggatttgatgttgagatttgatatgataatgcccccttgggagatcattcgtgcacacaaagcatgaatgatctctcgaaagaagaagaatgttgtttgaaagatagaaaagtagatagtgatggcatgcatgggtttgataagattgattagattgattggaatgagagcaagtcttgttttaggtatgacacctcctgtataagacatggatgatcaagcgtctggtttcaggaatgataccacctgtataagatatggatgattgagcatctggtttcaggaatgataccgcctatataagacatggatgattgagcatctagtttcaggaacgataaaTCCTGTATaggagctgatcaaaacatctggtttcaggaaagatacatcctgtataagacatgatagaagatagtttggaagaatgatagaagatagtttggaagaatgatgaagatagtttagaagaatgatagaagatagtttggaagaatgatgaagatagtttagaagaatgattccatgatgatgtgatagatatgcatgcgagggatgcaatgatgaatgatgaatgatattttgaaaatgagatgtatgatatgatatgaaactaattgtaaaatgatatgcaactaattgtaaaatgatatgtaactatgtgtaaaatgatatggaactatgtttttggtagcatcctcattctgcatttgccatccgatatagccatttgtttgctttctttgtagatatcatcattgagcattgatttgtttaggatatgttgaaaatttatacaagcataatggtataattgaaccataatgacctgagaaaaatttacatgatatttgattttgcaagatagcacaagcgtcaaggtataattgaaccaggatgatcagagtgcgtattgcataaacatacaagagttaacctttgtcccatacaaattcaaaatgtccttagcgatatgccacctgatttcttcataggacaaatttgcatggtaaaagacttcactcacagatagaagacaaataaaacatcacattccttgcttctctagtcgtaagacatccttgagtcacttaggagatatgataagcaaaaattaacaaccataagtaagcatgcatgctatttggaatgtattcttgtcaattaaaacatcttgcaaatagatctttgtttacttgaaatcagttcaagtctgtgatgtttAGCCCTCTCGCATTGTTGTTtggcatttgttggttgttttgatccttgttgtcttgctacgtttttggtctgatgttgaaaaacTTGAAGGCGAAAGGCCCCTtgctgttgatactactttgatatagatatgtacactgatcaccaagccatggtgggatattatttggataattgtttcagataaaccaaggacagtgactacactaagtatgtccaagattgataagcatttgtgaattccTGGTGATGcttcagatgggtggatatgatatgtacaatatgatttgtgaaacatgtatttccatcaattgataaagataaggctaaccaGAACagaatccaacagtcatactgattgatgtcattgttatgatttggtcgatgattgataagaatgtctagtttcaaagagtgagtaccccgtataagaccgatctatctggtttcgagtgtacctatccctgtataagacaagtttgatgttgatgttgatttcaagtaatgaattgattaacaagacatgtgataagtttgattgcagactttgagatttttcttgttgttgatctgatttgatggatggtccatgtgttcatgctttgatttttttttttttgattttgttgatttttagtttttggatattttgattttttttgagtttttggatattttgatttttttgagtttttggatattttgatttttttgagtttttggattagaagaaagatgtatttggttgccccaatgtgtATCAAgataaggaatggatgaatggatgactgaaccattgaggtggaaatagatttgttgtccataggtttgatcaagatcaaggatgaaaaaggggatatggatagagataggatatagatagcactggatgatggaagcaatgaatagataggatagatagatatgaattagagtgaagcaagattgtagaaagaattggatgatagaagaaatgaatagataggataagggatatggattaaagtgaagcaagattgtagaaagaattgga
This genomic stretch from Cryptomeria japonica chromosome 8, Sugi_1.0, whole genome shotgun sequence harbors:
- the LOC131857900 gene encoding uncharacterized protein LOC131857900, which codes for MYDGSLKEEELLDWIAAMDAYFDGEGIPNEQKVRLAKTKLKGHALLWWDHEEANRRKRGKTKVTSWDQMVAKLKGNFLPKDYEIQLNKRLQGLRQKEQDIKAYTDEFLKLNIRSGREEDEVVKVTRYLGGLRFNIQDDLVVANPSNVKECYQLALKVEENMKRRQDKAIRGRGNRNGRGRGTFSSHKPNNEEEGDVNKGKVQSFSNFRGGFGGNRGIFGRGFNQFSGRCYNCNEYGHPSFKCPEKGAASSSSSRRVAYAQEEEVSDSP